The sequence below is a genomic window from Theileria equi strain WA gcontig_1105316255035 mitochondrial, whole genome shotgun sequence.
TCAGGTCACCTTAGGTGGAGCTATGTTAGCTTTTTCTGTTTGTTTGGTTATTGTCTTTTTGTACGACGCAGATTTCTTAGTACCTCTTATGGCTAGAACAGGTAGAAATCCTCATGGAGTAGATTTAGCCTGGTTTCATTTGTTCCATACTATAACTGGGTTTTATCTTGCTACTATAACTCGTTGCTTTTATGATAGAAAAGGCGTACACGTGGAATTATTTGTTGAAGTAGTTGCTATGTGGTTTTTCTTAGAAATTGGTATTATGATAATGAGTATAGGATGCTTATTTTATAAATTATAATTCCTATTGTTGGGTTTTTTCCCTTTTTGGGTGTTTGTTTCATGGCCGTTGTTAGAGGTTCGTTGGCCATGTTTTGGTGAAATATGTTGGAAAGGCCAGTTTACAAAAAGGCTTTTTGGGCCAATTTTTTATAAAAAAAAGGATTAGTTAAAGGTCCTTTAAATAAGGAGAAAAGTAATCTATTTAAAAAAAAAATTATTGATGTTTTGTTAAAAAAGATTATAAGTTAGGTAAATAAAAATCTGATAGTGTGGTTTTTTTCACGCATATATAATGGAACTCATTTATTTACTTGTGTCAAAAAGCTATTTTTGGTGTAAGTGTACAGGGATATTATATTTGTTCCTTTTTTAAGCTGGGAATGGCTTTTGCGGTTAAAATTACTAGCTAAAAAGACTAAATAAGAGGAGTTGTGTTTTTCTCATAGCAGAAGTTATCTTATAGTTGAGCATATGATGGTTTTTTTACCTTTTTTGGTTAATCACGTATGGGATTATATTTATGTTTTTTTTGTTCCTGGTAATATTTTTCAAAATTTAAATGGGACATAAGTAATTATCACACAAGAATTCCATTAAATTGTATGCCTTTTTTTTTTCTTTGGTCCTTGCTTTTTTTAAAATTTCTAAGCGCCCCGATTTGGGCCGGTGTTGGGAAAAATGTTTTATAAGGGACATTTTCTATTTACTCCTATATTTTTTTTTTCTATGTTAGGAGGTTAGGGCAGGCCTTTAGAGTCATTTGACAGACTCAAGTAAAGGCATGCAATACGAAACAGCGAGATGGGAATTGTGCTTCTATAGAAATTTTTTTTGCAATGAATTTATTTAATGCGCATCTTATTTCTTATTTAGTTCCAAAAAATTTGAACGCAAATTATAATTTCGGATTTCTTTTGGGTATTTTATTTATTTTCCAAATTGTATCCGGTTTACTATTAACTTTCAATTATGTACCAACAAATTTGGGATCTTTTGAAAGTATTGTAAAAATTTTATTTGATGTTAATTTCGGGTGGGGGTTTAGATATTTCCATTCTCAGGGAGTCTCTTTTTGTTTTATGTTTTTATGGCTTCATATTATAAAAGGCTTATTGTATTCAAGCAAATATTTACCCTGGTCTTGGTATTCTGGTATGTTAATTTTAATATTAAGCATGGCCATAGCTTTTTTGGGATATGTTTTACCAAATGGTCAAATGAGTTACTGGGGAGCTACAGTTATAACTAACTTGTTTTATTGGGCTCCTGACTTTGTGACTGTTTTATTGGGTGGTTATAGCGTCACTGAAATTACATTGCAAAGATTTTATATACTACATTTTTTGCTTCCTTTTGTTTTGTTATTTTTTATTATTTTACATATATATTTCTTACACAGATGTTCAAGTACAAATCCTCTCTCTTGCGTTGATTCTTATTTAGTTGTAAGATTTTATCCTTTAGTTATATTAAATGATTGTAGAATGTTTATAATTTTACTAAGTTTTATATTTTTTCAATTAGGTTTTGGAATTGTTTCTTTGTTTCAAGGGGATGTAGACAATTCTATATTAGCTAATCCTCTTCAAACTCCTCAACATATAGTTCCTGAATGGTATTTGTTAGTTTTTTATGCTACTTTGAAACTATTTCCAAGTAAATTAGCTGGATTAATTGCCATGGCATTTTTGTTAGAAATTTTTATAATTTTAATAGAATCAAGATCTGTTTCTAGTACATTAACATGTATGTATTATCACAGATTATGGGGATCATCAGCTATGGTAATAGTACCTTCAATCATGGTTTTAGGAAGTTTAGGAAAAATGATAATAAATTCAAAATTATTATTAATTGGGGTTTTTCTATTTTTAATGATAATTTTTCTATCATTAAAAATGTTAGATAACTCAAGATTGAGAAGGTAAAGAGGAAAGTTTGGCCGGGAAGTTTACATCTTAATCTAAATAATAATTAAAAAAAGGTTGACTGACTGATTACAAATTTATTAAAAATTGGAGAAAGAGTCTTTTTTCAAGTGTATATCTTCTTTTAGCCCGAGTACGTAAGGAACAGGAAAGATAAGCCGCTATCAAAAAAAAAGTCGAAGGATTTTAAATTTTGATCGTTTGCAAAAGATCTTACCATTATAAATTCTGTAACTCATTCATTTTTGACCTTAATAAAAAAAACTACCGTAAATTACCTTAAGGCCTTCTTTTCATCTGATTCTTTATCTTGTAACCACAAGATAATAGGATTAGGATACATAATTGTATCCTATTTATTTGGGTTGGTAGGATTTTACATGAGTGTAGCTATAAGAACTGAATTAAGTATGAGTGGATTGAAGATAATAAGCGGTGATACTTTAGAAATTTATAATGTTTTGTTTACTTTGCACGGAATAATAATGGTTTTTTTCAATGTTATGACTGGGCTTTTAGGAGGTATAGGAAATTATTTATATCCTATATTTTTGGGAGCAAGTGACGTTGTTTTTCCAAGATCTAACTTGTACAGTCTCTTAATGCAGCCTGTAAGTTATTTCTTTGTATTATCTTCAATATATTTAGAAATTGGAAGTGGTACAGGTTGGACTTTATATCCTCCTTTAAGCACTTCCTTATCCCAATTAGGTATTGACATGATAATATTAGGTTTGGTGTTATCCGGAATTTCAAGTATACTTGGTAGTGTAAATTTCATAACGACGTTTTTTTCTTTAAAATTAGTCGGTTCTAAAATTGAACTTCAACTACCTGTATCTTGGTCAATTCTATTAACATCCATCCTTTTATTGTTATCTTTACCTTTTGTAACTACTGCTTTAATAATGGTATATACAGACAGACATCACAATACTATGTTTTTTGATCAGTTGAACTCTGGAGATCCTGTAATTTATCAACACTTGTTTTGGTTATTTGGGCATCCTGAAGTTTATGTAATGATATTACCAGCTTTTGGAATAATTAGCATAATAATGAGTATACATGCAAAAAAAGAAGTATTTGGTAATCAAACTATGATACTAGCTATGTTATCTATTGGAGTATTAGGTAGTTTAGTTTGGGGGCACCACATGTACACTTCTGGTATGGAAATTGATAGCAGAAGTTATTTTACAACTTTAACTATATTAATATCTTTACCTACAGGTAATAAAATATTCAATTGGGTTTGTACCTCCAAAAGTTTCAACTCGATTAGAACATCAGGAATACTTTTATTAACTTCTTCTTTTATATTAATGTTTGTCATTGGAGGTACAACAGGTGTGGTTTTAGGAAATTCTGGAGTTGATATTTCTTTACATGATACAATGTATGTGGTAGGACATTTTCATTTTGTCTTGTCAATTGGCGCTATAATTGGATTACTATCTTTTTTAGTCTTTTCTCAAAGACTATTTTTAAAAACTATTTTATCTAACAAATTAATTATATTTATTATACCTGTTTTCTTATTTTCTGTACTTTTAACTTTCACCCCTATGCATTTTGTAGGGTTTAGTCCGCTACCTAGAAGAATACCGGACTATCCAGATGAAATGTGGGGGTGGAACTTATTATGTACAATAGGATCTACTATGACCCTAGTCTTCAAGATAATACTAATATTAGTATTATCTTTTTAACTTAGAATTTTTTTTAATCTTAAAATTTTTTTTTCTTTATAAATATGTTAAAAAATATACAACGTGGTAAAAGACTTAAGTTTTTTGTAATAAAAAATTTTTCTTTAAATATTTAATAATCCCAAGCTGATATTAAAAAATATCATTAGCCAACAGAGACATGGAAATTTGCCCCCACTATCGGAATACTCCTTTATTTTAAATACCATCAAAACGGATTCGTCTTGATTCCTTGTAATAAAATTAGCGAAGTAACTACCTTAAACACACTGCTCGGCACGTATCTATAACCATCAATGTTATATACTAATGCTAATTGAATTAGAATATTCAAAAAAAAACAATTCATCTATGTTAAATAAAAAAAGGACGGAAATTTAAATTACCCGAAAAAAGAAATGGAAATGTACTAACATATAGTTGGACTATGTAAGTTAACCTATATAGTCAAGATCGAATCAGCGATAAATTTCAAGAAAAGAACATTAATATAATCAACACTTCTTAAACTCTATGCCGCCCGAATAAAACAGGATTAGATACCCTGGTATAAATTGGTACCATTCCTAAGAAATAAGGTTTAATTTTAATATTTGGATGTTGGAATGCCTTTACATACATTAACTTGTTTTAATATAATTTTACGAAGCCAGAATCATCCAATATACCAGTACATTGACATGTTACAAATTCTTTGCCTTGGATGTCAGTTAGTACATAACATACATGTTGAATTGTTATAGGAAGTAAAATCAATGAAACATGTTGTTTAATTTGATTTTGAACAATATATCTTACTGGTATTTTTGTAATTAATTGTTACAGTAAAAATTGTAATCTAATCTTATTTAATACTATGGTATGCACCTAACATCATTGAAAAGATGTTGGATAAAATAAGATTGAAGGGTAAATCTCAACTGAACAATAATATATTGTTGTCTTTGAAATCTTTTACGAAGAGAAATGACCTATAATAAGTTATTTTAATTACTGATATATTCATTACTAAAATTAACATAATTCTAGAAGGAAACTATAGTTGTTATATTATTAAAATATTTAAGAGTAAAATTTAATACTTTGTTTTAAAAAAAACATTCTATATAAAATATTTCAATTTACATTAAATTTTGATTACAGCACCCAAGCAAACATAAGGATTGGATATAAAATTGAAAACTAACAATAATTTTCAAAAATTTCATTCAGTGCCAGCAGCCGCGGTAACACTGTGGAATCCTAGTATAGTAAATACATATCAGGCAGAAAAAGAGTTCAGGAAAAAAATATAACTAAAATACATGAAGAAAAATAAAAAAAAAGATTCTATATAAAAAAAATAAGAGCTAAAAACTATTACTGGAAATAAGGTACGCCAGGGATAACAGGTCAAAGTTTACTTGCAGCTCTAATGCAATTAAACTATTGACACCTCCATGTCGTCTCACCATACCTTTTTAACATAATTATAATAAATTAGAGAAAAGTAAAGGTGCACAGGGTCTCTCCGTCCCAGTGCAACAAGATTCCTATTCAAAACCATGTCTATTTCATAAGGGCCTTGACTAGGACAAAGAAGGAGTCGTAATACCATTATTATGACTGTTATTTAGACAATCAATGATCACTTTGAAGAAAAATCTGTTGTTAGGTGAAACACCACTGAACAGGCTACAGACAATATACATTAAATTAATTTTTAGCATTGCCATATGTTTGTGATCAACAGACGCTCCTTAATTATGTAAATGACTATTGATAATACATCTGTTTATTTACTTGTTCAGCTACAAGTTCACTGTCAACTACCTTGTTTCGACTTCGTACTGACTGCAAGAGCTTTTACGCTATCAATTTCTACTATACGAAATTCAGAAATTATAAAATTTTTGACTAATTAAAATTGTTATTCTTGTTAATTATTTGTACGATAATTACGTCAATACCTAAAGAGTCATCAATGATTTAATCCTTCTTTTATTTGTGGGACAATGAATATATATGTACCACTTTAGTAATTCAAAAGAGAATTCATTAGTAGCCTCTGCGAAAATGAAAAAGAAGTTCTGGTTTAAATAGTTCTATAATGCTAATAATAGCAGCGATGCAAAAAATGAAAATAAAAATGGTCCTGTTTGGTATTGCATGCCTCGTAAAATAGACGATGGAAGTAGTAATTGATATTAGACGTCAATAAGTAATAGATGTTAAATGCTTTTAGCACTACACATGTTTTTAAAAATTATCTAAATTACATTATTAAGCTTATCAACAATAAATTTTTTGGGCTATAACCTACAATATAACGTTTCTATAGAAGCACAATTCCCATCTCGCTGTTTCGTATTGCATGCCTTTACTTGAGTCTGTCAAATGACTCTAAAGGCCTGCCCTAACCTCCTAACATAGAAAAAAAAAATATAGGAGTAAATAGAAAATGTCCCTTATAAAACATTTTTCCCAACACCGGCCCAAATCGGGGCGCTTAGAAATTTTAAAAAAAGCAAGGACCAAAGAAAAAAAAAAGGCATACAATTTAATGGAATTCTTGTGTGATAATTACTTATGTCCCATTTAAATTTTGAAAAATATTACCAGGAACAAAAAAAACATAAATATAATCCCATACGTGATTAACCAAAAAAGGTAAAAAAACCATCATATGCTCAACTATAAGATAACTTCTGCTATGAGAAAAACACAACTCCTCTTATTTAGTCTTTTTAGCTAGTAATTTTAACCGCAAAAGCCATTCCCAGCTTAAAAAAGGAACAAATATAATATCCCTGTACACTTACACCAAAAATAGCTTTTTGACACAAGTAAATAAATGAGTTCCATTATATATGCGTGAAAAAAACCACACTATCAGATTTTTATTTACCTAACTTATAATCTTTTTTAACAAAACATCAATAATTTTTTTTTTAAATAGATTACTTTTCTCCTTATTTAAAGGACCTTTAACTAATCCTTTTTTTTATAAAAAATTGGCCCAAAAAGCCTTTTTGTAAACTGGCCTTTCCAACATATTTCACCAAAACATGGCCAACGAACCTCTAACAACGGCCATGAAACAAACACCCAAAAAGGGAAAAAACCCAACAATAGGAATTATAATTTATAAAATAAGCATCCTATACTCATTATCATAATACCAATTTCTAAGAAAAACCACATAGCAACTACTTCAACAAATAATTCCACGTGTACGCCTTTTCTATCATAAAAGCAACGAGTTATAGTAGCAAGATAAAACCCAGTTATAGTATGGAACAAATGAAACCAGGCTAAATCTACTCCATGAGGATTTCTACCTGTTCTAGCCAT
It includes:
- a CDS encoding cytochrome B, putative (encoded by transcript BEWA_044670A), with amino-acid sequence MNLFNAHLISYLVPKNLNANYNFGFLLGILFIFQIVSGLLLTFNYVPTNLGSFESIVKILFDVNFGWGFRYFHSQGVSFCFMFLWLHIIKGLLYSSKYLPWSWYSGMLILILSMAIAFLGYVLPNGQMSYWGATVITNLFYWAPDFVTVLLGGYSVTEITLQRFYILHFLLPFVLLFFIILHIYFLHRCSSTNPLSCVDSYLVVRFYPLVILNDCRMFIILLSFIFFQLGFGIVSLFQGDVDNSILANPLQTPQHIVPEWYLLVFYATLKLFPSKLAGLIAMAFLLEIFIILIESRSVSSTLTCMYYHRLWGSSAMVIVPSIMVLGSLGKMIINSKLLLIGVFLFLMIIFLSLKMLDNSRLRR
- a CDS encoding cytochrome oxidase subunit, putative (encoded by transcript BEWA_044680A), which translates into the protein MSVAIRTELSMSGLKIISGDTLEIYNVLFTLHGIIMVFFNVMTGLLGGIGNYLYPIFLGASDVVFPRSNLYSLLMQPVSYFFVLSSIYLEIGSGTGWTLYPPLSTSLSQLGIDMIILGLVLSGISSILGSVNFITTFFSLKLVGSKIELQLPVSWSILLTSILLLLSLPFVTTALIMVYTDRHHNTMFFDQLNSGDPVIYQHLFWLFGHPEVYVMILPAFGIISIIMSIHAKKEVFGNQTMILAMLSIGVLGSLVWGHHMYTSGMEIDSRSYFTTLTILISLPTGNKIFNWVCTSKSFNSIRTSGILLLTSSFILMFVIGGTTGVVLGNSGVDISLHDTMYVVGHFHFVLSIGAIIGLLSFLVFSQRLFLKTILSNKLIIFIIPVFLFSVLLTFTPMHFVGFSPLPRRIPDYPDEMWGWNLLCTIGSTMTLVFKIILILVLSF